Proteins encoded by one window of Actinocorallia herbida:
- a CDS encoding peptidase inhibitor family I36 protein, giving the protein MTKLNKVLSASAAAVALGGMVLATASPASAATRNGKCDAGEFCYYFNSGNKGSISDFSTSVGDYGTKQPSCYDFKGAGAGKGKCIKNEAASVWNRTSKTVRVYFNSNYQGNYQDFKAGAKGNLNATLKNQNASHKIGPSTSARVDLSDALYVGGGGYISCKYDGYTTTKGKHEGIDFIRGKGADVRSLVTGTVIRVKRGANGGAGLSTIAIYVASSKKTVIYLHTAPRAGLAAGQKVTRGQVIADEAWHGVSSPSAAHTHVEVRPGKQLYAAPSVNDYTLSNPNPTPFWNALGFNVR; this is encoded by the coding sequence ATGACGAAGCTCAACAAGGTTCTCAGCGCGTCCGCGGCTGCGGTGGCGCTCGGCGGGATGGTGCTCGCCACCGCGTCGCCCGCCTCGGCGGCCACCCGCAACGGCAAGTGCGACGCCGGCGAGTTCTGCTACTACTTCAACAGCGGCAACAAGGGCTCCATCTCCGACTTCAGCACGTCGGTCGGCGACTACGGCACCAAGCAGCCCTCCTGCTACGACTTCAAGGGCGCGGGCGCCGGCAAGGGCAAGTGCATCAAGAACGAGGCCGCCTCGGTCTGGAACCGGACCAGCAAGACCGTCCGGGTCTACTTCAACAGCAACTACCAGGGCAACTACCAGGACTTCAAGGCCGGCGCCAAGGGCAACCTGAACGCCACCCTGAAGAACCAGAACGCCTCGCACAAGATCGGCCCGTCGACCTCCGCGCGCGTCGACCTGTCGGACGCCCTCTACGTCGGTGGCGGCGGCTACATCAGCTGCAAGTACGACGGCTACACCACCACCAAGGGCAAGCACGAGGGCATCGACTTCATCCGAGGCAAGGGCGCGGACGTCCGCTCCCTGGTGACCGGCACGGTCATCCGCGTCAAGCGCGGCGCGAACGGCGGCGCGGGCCTCTCCACGATCGCCATCTACGTCGCCTCGTCGAAGAAGACGGTCATCTACCTGCACACCGCCCCGCGCGCCGGCCTGGCGGCCGGTCAGAAGGTCACCCGCGGCCAGGTCATCGCCGACGAGGCCTGGCACGGCGTGAGCTCCCCCAGCGCCGCGCACACCCACGTCGAGGTGCGTCCCGGCAAGCAGCTGTACGCGGCCCCGAGCGTCAACGACTACACCCTGAGCAACCCGAACCCGACCCCGTTCTGGAACGCCCTGGGCTTCAACGTCCGATAA
- the pgi gene encoding glucose-6-phosphate isomerase: MGGEVVRGVEWEGLRKHFGEVEGRTLRELFAEDPGRVARMGVQAGDLFLDYSKHRVTDETVGLLVALAEKAGLRDAVERMFSGEHINVSEDRAVLHTALRLPADASLHVDGQDVVADVHEVLDKMGAFAEKIRSKEWRGATGEPIATVVNIGIGGSDLGPAMAYEALLDYADAGITARFVSNIDPADLDGKLRGLDPATTLFVVSSKTFTTIETLTNARVARSWLVDALGEDAVGKHFAAVSTNAEKVAEFGIDTANMFGFWDWVGGRYSYDGAIGLSLMVAIGPARFREMLDGFHTIDEHFRTTPFEKNMPVLMGMLGIWYTDFFGAQTRAVLPYAQRLHRFPAYLQQLTMESNGKSVKADGSPVEVDTGEIFWGEPGTNGQHAFYQLLHQGTRLVPADFIGFAEPFADQAGMHDILTANLLAQTSALAFGKTAAEIAAEGTPPEIVPHKVMPGNRPTSTILAPKLTPRVLGELVALYEHVVFVEGVIWGIDSFDQWGVELGKKMALGLEPALTSEEPPGDFADASTESLVRRYRALRGRRV, translated from the coding sequence GTGGGCGGCGAGGTTGTGCGGGGTGTGGAGTGGGAGGGGCTGCGGAAGCACTTCGGGGAGGTGGAAGGCAGGACCCTCAGGGAGCTGTTCGCGGAGGATCCCGGGCGGGTGGCGCGGATGGGGGTGCAGGCGGGGGATCTGTTCCTCGACTACTCCAAGCACCGGGTCACCGACGAGACGGTCGGGCTGCTCGTGGCGCTCGCGGAGAAGGCGGGGCTGCGGGACGCCGTCGAGCGGATGTTCAGCGGGGAGCACATCAACGTCAGTGAGGACCGCGCGGTGCTGCACACCGCGCTGCGGCTGCCCGCGGACGCCTCCCTGCACGTCGACGGGCAGGACGTCGTCGCCGATGTGCACGAGGTGCTGGACAAGATGGGGGCCTTCGCGGAGAAGATCCGGTCGAAGGAGTGGCGGGGCGCGACGGGGGAGCCGATCGCGACGGTCGTCAACATCGGGATCGGCGGGTCCGACCTCGGGCCGGCGATGGCGTACGAGGCGCTCCTGGACTACGCGGACGCGGGCATCACCGCCCGGTTCGTCTCGAACATCGACCCCGCCGACCTCGACGGGAAGCTGCGCGGCCTCGACCCGGCGACGACGCTGTTCGTGGTCAGCTCCAAGACGTTCACCACGATCGAGACGCTCACGAACGCCAGGGTGGCGCGGAGCTGGCTCGTCGACGCGCTCGGTGAGGACGCGGTAGGCAAGCACTTCGCTGCGGTGTCGACCAACGCGGAGAAGGTCGCGGAATTCGGTATCGACACCGCGAACATGTTCGGCTTCTGGGACTGGGTAGGCGGCCGCTACTCCTACGACGGCGCCATCGGGCTGTCGCTGATGGTGGCGATCGGCCCGGCGCGCTTCCGCGAGATGCTCGACGGCTTCCACACGATCGACGAGCACTTCCGCACGACCCCGTTCGAGAAGAACATGCCGGTCCTGATGGGGATGCTCGGCATCTGGTACACCGACTTCTTCGGCGCGCAGACCAGGGCCGTCCTTCCGTACGCGCAGCGGCTGCACAGGTTCCCGGCTTACCTTCAGCAGCTCACCATGGAGTCCAATGGCAAGTCCGTGAAGGCGGACGGGAGCCCTGTGGAGGTCGACACCGGCGAGATCTTCTGGGGCGAACCCGGCACGAACGGGCAGCACGCGTTCTACCAGCTGCTGCACCAGGGCACCCGGCTGGTTCCGGCCGACTTCATCGGGTTCGCCGAGCCGTTCGCCGACCAGGCGGGCATGCACGACATCCTGACCGCGAACCTGCTGGCCCAGACGTCGGCGCTGGCGTTCGGCAAGACCGCGGCGGAGATCGCCGCCGAGGGGACACCGCCCGAGATCGTGCCGCACAAGGTGATGCCGGGGAACCGCCCGACGTCGACGATCCTCGCGCCGAAGCTGACCCCGCGCGTCCTGGGGGAACTCGTCGCCCTGTACGAGCATGTCGTGTTCGTCGAAGGCGTCATCTGGGGCATCGACTCGTTCGACCAGTGGGGCGTCGAGCTCGGCAAGAAGATGGCGCTCGGCCTGGAGCCCGCGCTGACGTCGGAGGAACCGCCCGGCGATTTCGCGGACGCCTCCACCGAGAGCCTTGTCCGTCGCTACCGCGCGCTAAGGGGGCGACGGGTATGA
- a CDS encoding NBR1-Ig-like domain-containing protein: protein MDDRRAQAEAIEGFAKALRELRDSVGNPPFREMSGRSGAISHTTLHEATKGNRLPSWGTTVEFVKACGADPAAYRDHWERANRTFRPTSAEDPPIRVDGSVGTPPGGLTAAAVAPQAAQVALAPLGETGASVPAQPPPPDEVVGRVPAPRGPRRFRPALPTVLAAAAVCAGAVILVVAVIDGGPDEPGPGPSADPAAPALTAADCPVTPTNPPSAPPANKGDASIFVGDLTLPDCTHVGRGQTVTKIWQIKNVGTVPWRGYSLRRLDQPQRADQCQTIPEILIKDTLPGEIVDIETEITTPKKPGLCYVRFKMANASGKLVFPGSRPVNFQIIVD from the coding sequence GTGGACGACAGGCGTGCACAGGCGGAGGCGATAGAGGGCTTCGCGAAGGCGCTGCGGGAACTGCGCGATTCGGTCGGCAACCCTCCCTTCCGCGAGATGTCCGGCCGGTCCGGGGCCATCTCCCACACGACACTGCACGAAGCCACCAAGGGCAACCGGCTCCCGAGCTGGGGCACCACCGTCGAGTTCGTCAAGGCGTGCGGCGCGGACCCCGCCGCGTACCGCGATCACTGGGAGCGCGCGAACCGGACGTTCAGGCCGACGAGCGCCGAGGACCCCCCGATCCGGGTCGACGGCTCGGTGGGCACTCCGCCCGGTGGGCTCACGGCGGCCGCCGTCGCGCCGCAGGCCGCGCAGGTCGCTCTGGCGCCTCTCGGCGAGACCGGGGCGTCCGTTCCCGCTCAGCCGCCGCCGCCCGACGAAGTCGTGGGCCGCGTCCCCGCGCCGAGGGGTCCGAGGCGGTTCCGGCCTGCCCTTCCGACCGTGCTCGCCGCCGCGGCCGTCTGCGCGGGGGCGGTGATCCTCGTGGTGGCCGTCATCGACGGCGGGCCCGACGAGCCGGGTCCCGGCCCGTCCGCGGATCCGGCGGCTCCCGCGCTGACCGCGGCCGACTGCCCGGTGACACCGACCAACCCGCCGTCCGCTCCCCCGGCGAACAAGGGCGACGCCTCCATCTTCGTCGGCGACCTCACGCTGCCCGACTGCACGCACGTCGGGCGCGGCCAGACCGTCACCAAGATCTGGCAGATCAAGAACGTCGGCACCGTCCCGTGGAGGGGATATTCACTGCGCCGCCTCGACCAGCCGCAGCGGGCCGACCAATGCCAGACCATTCCCGAGATCCTGATCAAGGACACGCTCCCCGGCGAGATCGTCGACATCGAGACCGAGATCACCACGCCGAAGAAGCCGGGCCTCTGCTACGTGCGGTTCAAGATGGCGAACGCCTCGGGAAAGCTCGTGTTCCCCGGAAGCCGCCCGGTCAATTTCCAGATCATCGTCGACTGA
- a CDS encoding sensor histidine kinase: MRSALARVATAVTAMVALSFVIPLGLLNGQMAYDRAITAAERQASSLVPVLTVTGDPAQLEAALGSTPAGAAGVMALHLPGGGPLGSSHAPRAKLAEAARLKRTFTADAEGGKVLLRPVVLDADRTAVIEVFVPSAELGQGVRKSWLILVLVALALVGVSVAMADRLAIRVVRAADRLAEAVTRVSGGDLKARIAPDGPRELRVAGEAFNHMVGELARLLAAEREAGADLSHRLRTPLTALRINLGGLAAHPGDPARLAQSHEALGRLEDAVDEIIAAARRTDREPAPDQACDAAEVVRARLEFWSALAEDQGRECRLTAPEAGAPVPVAAAELSAVVDALLGNVFRHTPHGAALQVTVHRGRHATGLLVGDAGQGIADPQAAARRGSSGGGSTGLGLDIARRLAESTGGSLRVGTSLLGGAQVEVWLRTDQRPASGRTVRHAARRVSRRTAPWRRPRADRAPHPTDPS, translated from the coding sequence ATGAGAAGTGCGTTGGCGCGGGTGGCGACGGCGGTGACCGCGATGGTCGCGCTGTCGTTCGTCATCCCGCTGGGGCTGCTGAACGGCCAGATGGCCTACGACCGGGCGATCACCGCGGCCGAGCGGCAGGCGTCCTCGCTGGTGCCGGTGCTCACCGTCACCGGCGACCCGGCGCAACTCGAGGCAGCGCTCGGCTCGACCCCTGCGGGGGCCGCCGGGGTGATGGCGCTGCACCTGCCGGGGGGCGGGCCGCTCGGCTCCTCGCACGCCCCACGCGCGAAGCTCGCCGAGGCCGCGCGGCTGAAACGGACCTTCACCGCCGACGCCGAGGGCGGCAAGGTGCTGCTGCGCCCCGTCGTCCTGGACGCCGATCGCACGGCCGTCATCGAGGTCTTCGTGCCCTCGGCCGAGCTGGGCCAGGGGGTGCGGAAATCCTGGCTGATCCTCGTGCTCGTGGCGCTCGCGCTGGTCGGGGTGTCGGTGGCCATGGCGGATCGCCTGGCGATCCGGGTCGTGCGGGCCGCGGACCGGCTCGCCGAGGCGGTCACCCGGGTGTCCGGCGGCGATCTCAAGGCGCGGATCGCGCCAGACGGGCCACGCGAGCTGCGCGTGGCGGGCGAGGCGTTCAACCACATGGTCGGCGAACTCGCGCGGCTGCTGGCCGCCGAGCGGGAGGCCGGCGCGGACCTCTCGCACCGGCTCCGGACCCCGCTCACCGCGCTGCGGATCAACCTCGGCGGGCTGGCCGCCCACCCGGGCGATCCAGCCAGGCTCGCGCAGAGCCACGAGGCGCTCGGGCGGCTGGAGGACGCCGTCGACGAGATCATCGCGGCCGCGCGCAGGACCGACCGGGAACCCGCGCCCGACCAGGCGTGCGACGCCGCGGAGGTCGTCCGGGCCCGGCTGGAGTTCTGGTCGGCGCTGGCCGAGGACCAGGGCCGCGAGTGCCGGCTGACCGCCCCCGAGGCGGGCGCGCCCGTTCCTGTCGCGGCCGCGGAGCTGTCGGCGGTCGTGGACGCGCTGCTCGGCAACGTCTTCCGGCACACCCCGCACGGGGCCGCGCTCCAGGTCACCGTGCACCGCGGCAGGCACGCCACCGGCCTGCTCGTCGGCGACGCGGGCCAGGGGATCGCCGATCCACAGGCCGCCGCGCGGCGCGGCAGCAGCGGCGGCGGGTCGACCGGCCTCGGCCTGGACATCGCACGCCGCCTCGCGGAGTCCACCGGCGGCTCGCTCCGCGTCGGCACGTCCCTGCTGGGCGGCGCCCAGGTGGAGGTCTGGCTCCGCACCGACCAGCGCCCGGCCTCCGGCCGCACCGTCCGCCACGCGGCCCGCCGCGTCAGCCGCCGCACCGCCCCCTGGCGCAGACCCCGCGCCGACCGCGCCCCCCACCCCACCGACCCCTCTTAA
- a CDS encoding lytic polysaccharide monooxygenase auxiliary activity family 9 protein: MNRHAKFFVRAAAAVTAAAAPVALSGAPALAHGSMEFPLSRVLTCYQENPENPSSAACKAAVAAGGAQQFYDWNGVRIGDAAGRHRQIIPDGKLCSAGNPAFPGLDLARADWPATQLKAGTDYTLKFRVTAIHKGGFELYITKNGYDAAKPLTWADLEAAPFASATNPSASGGYYQLSGKIPAGKTGRHLIYAIWQRTDSPEAFYSCSDIVLGAGGGGTTTETGGGTTTGGGTTASPSPTATSSTGSGAGSGTASPTTKPTKTGKPKPTQSCAPASTGHDHDHGVTPLTDSTPASGTSALGPDPKGTALMAGAAGLALGGVAGLLLTARRRNASHAKS, translated from the coding sequence ATGAACAGGCACGCGAAGTTCTTTGTCCGAGCTGCCGCGGCGGTGACGGCGGCCGCCGCGCCGGTGGCGCTGAGCGGTGCGCCGGCGTTGGCGCACGGGTCGATGGAGTTCCCGCTGAGCCGGGTCCTCACGTGCTACCAGGAGAACCCGGAGAACCCGAGTTCGGCGGCGTGCAAGGCTGCGGTCGCGGCGGGCGGCGCCCAGCAGTTCTACGACTGGAACGGGGTGCGGATCGGCGACGCCGCGGGACGGCACCGGCAGATCATCCCCGACGGGAAGCTGTGCAGCGCGGGCAACCCGGCCTTCCCCGGGCTCGACCTGGCCCGGGCGGACTGGCCCGCCACCCAGCTCAAGGCGGGGACGGACTACACCCTCAAGTTCCGGGTGACCGCGATCCACAAGGGCGGCTTCGAGCTGTACATCACCAAGAACGGGTACGACGCCGCGAAGCCGCTCACGTGGGCGGACCTGGAGGCCGCGCCGTTCGCGTCGGCCACGAACCCGTCGGCGTCGGGCGGCTACTACCAGCTGTCCGGCAAGATCCCCGCGGGCAAGACGGGCCGCCACCTCATCTACGCGATCTGGCAGCGGACCGACAGCCCCGAGGCCTTCTACTCGTGCTCCGACATCGTCCTCGGCGCCGGAGGCGGCGGCACGACCACCGAGACGGGCGGCGGCACCACCACGGGCGGCGGCACCACGGCCTCCCCCTCGCCGACCGCGACCTCGAGCACCGGTTCCGGCGCGGGATCGGGCACGGCCTCCCCCACGACCAAGCCCACCAAGACGGGCAAGCCCAAGCCCACGCAGTCGTGCGCGCCCGCGTCCACCGGGCACGACCACGACCATGGCGTGACCCCGCTCACCGACTCCACCCCGGCCTCCGGCACCTCCGCCCTCGGTCCCGACCCCAAGGGCACCGCGCTCATGGCCGGTGCCGCGGGCCTCGCCCTCGGCGGTGTCGCTGGCCTCCTGCTCACCGCCCGCCGCCGCAACGCGAGCCACGCGAAGTCCTGA
- a CDS encoding type II toxin-antitoxin system PemK/MazF family toxin, with protein sequence MKILRVAMLVVVVLCVVGIIVTGDVSGGLTSLFLLLFLVGLVYAVVEKVSGTASERRRGHPEPGAEGPRPGQVWWADIPYEDSRASKDRPCLVLDVTGRRVTALKITSKDRSGRADCLRLPAGIIDDPTGANRDSWLELREQRTFDAGRMRRHAGAVPARIWSRVRRVHPA encoded by the coding sequence TTGAAGATTCTGCGCGTGGCGATGCTGGTCGTCGTCGTTCTCTGCGTCGTCGGCATCATCGTGACGGGTGACGTGTCGGGGGGTCTCACCTCCCTGTTCCTGCTCCTGTTCCTGGTCGGCCTCGTGTACGCCGTGGTCGAGAAGGTGTCCGGGACCGCGTCGGAGCGGCGCAGGGGGCACCCGGAACCCGGTGCGGAAGGGCCGAGGCCGGGCCAGGTCTGGTGGGCGGACATTCCGTACGAGGACAGCCGCGCGAGCAAGGACCGGCCGTGCCTCGTCCTGGACGTGACGGGCCGCCGCGTCACCGCGTTGAAGATCACGAGCAAGGACCGCAGCGGCCGTGCGGACTGCCTGCGCCTCCCCGCCGGGATCATCGACGATCCGACCGGCGCGAACCGCGACAGCTGGCTGGAACTGCGCGAGCAGCGCACGTTCGACGCCGGGCGCATGCGGCGTCATGCCGGAGCGGTGCCCGCGAGGATCTGGTCGCGGGTCCGCCGTGTCCACCCCGCCTGA
- a CDS encoding SpoIID/LytB domain-containing protein, with protein MSTRTARLFSRLTAVAGALALGGMVLAMASPASAATRNGKCETGEFCYYFNSGNKGSVSDFTTSVGDYGTTQPSCYDFKGAGAGKGKCIKNEAASVWNRSGKTVRVYFNSNYKGSYQDFKPGGKGNLETGLKNQNASHRFLSSTPSTPTGCKTDGTHTKPPTTILVYRADLGIVQRIPFKTYVKNVLPNEWYASWPKESLKAGAIAAKNYGWYWALHSTRKTASGKCFDVWDHTNSQMYKPNSAQPATNAAVNATWGTRLTLGGKIFQAQYCQNTTACRTWWRDGEWMSQEGSRDKARAGWSYSRILKYYYKGIAFKS; from the coding sequence GTGTCCACACGAACTGCACGGCTGTTCTCGCGGCTCACCGCGGTCGCCGGCGCGCTGGCGCTCGGCGGGATGGTGCTCGCCATGGCCTCGCCCGCCTCGGCGGCGACCCGCAACGGCAAGTGCGAGACCGGCGAGTTCTGCTACTACTTCAACAGCGGCAACAAGGGCTCGGTCTCCGACTTCACCACTTCGGTCGGCGACTACGGCACCACGCAGCCCTCCTGCTACGACTTCAAGGGAGCCGGCGCGGGCAAGGGCAAGTGCATCAAGAACGAGGCGGCCTCGGTCTGGAACCGCAGCGGTAAGACCGTCCGCGTCTATTTCAACAGCAACTACAAGGGCTCCTACCAGGACTTCAAGCCCGGTGGAAAAGGCAACCTCGAGACCGGTCTGAAGAACCAGAACGCCTCGCACAGGTTCCTCAGCTCGACCCCGTCGACGCCGACCGGCTGCAAGACCGACGGCACCCACACCAAGCCGCCCACGACGATCCTCGTCTACCGGGCGGACCTGGGCATCGTGCAGCGGATCCCGTTCAAGACCTACGTCAAGAACGTGCTGCCGAACGAGTGGTACGCGAGCTGGCCGAAGGAGTCCCTGAAGGCCGGCGCGATCGCCGCCAAGAACTACGGCTGGTACTGGGCGCTGCACTCGACCCGCAAGACCGCGAGCGGGAAGTGCTTCGACGTCTGGGACCACACGAACAGCCAGATGTACAAGCCGAACTCGGCGCAGCCGGCCACCAACGCCGCGGTGAACGCGACGTGGGGCACCCGGCTGACCCTCGGCGGGAAGATCTTCCAGGCGCAGTACTGCCAGAACACGACGGCGTGCCGCACCTGGTGGCGTGACGGCGAATGGATGTCGCAGGAAGGCTCCCGCGACAAGGCCAGGGCCGGTTGGAGCTACAGCAGGATCCTCAAGTACTACTACAAGGGGATCGCCTTCAAGTCCTGA
- a CDS encoding S8 family peptidase, whose protein sequence is MRSTLVSTALVGVLAVTLSAVPAEAEPVKSKEYVVLYGEGVTTAKARAAVKAAGGTIVDENAVLGVATVTSDEAGFTDAVASSGALDGAAENRAVGYVPKTPRAANPAEDVEKVRGTGKSPKAKGKSEPLDNLQWDMAQIDAAAAHKVTKGSKDVLVGIMDTGVDAYHPDIRPNFDFKLSRNFTVDLPADANGTEIDGACADDPDGSCEDPATVDENEHGTHVASTIASPSNGEGIAGVAPNVRIVNLRTGQDSGYFFLKPTLDALAYAADNGVDVVNMSYYVDPWLWNCSANPADSADEQEQQRVIVRAANRALNYAHRKGVTLVAAAGNDLVDYTKTNEDSGPDYATFPGQQPRPREVPASCVSIPSEGDHVIPVSSTGISERKAYYSSFGKGYVAVAAPGGDKVDTADKHVDDAVGIWAAYPESVGRASGSIAADGTPTVPWVVKQGDAYYQSLQGTSMASPHAAGVAALIVSRYGKRDRANGGLTYSPDLVEARLRRTAVPHPCPAPATFTYEWYTRGGALSTSTQTCEGSRSNNGFYGNGIINAFRAVK, encoded by the coding sequence GTGCGCAGCACTCTGGTGAGCACGGCGCTGGTCGGCGTGCTGGCGGTAACGCTGAGCGCGGTCCCGGCCGAAGCCGAGCCCGTGAAGTCGAAGGAGTACGTCGTCCTCTACGGCGAGGGCGTGACCACGGCGAAGGCGCGCGCGGCGGTCAAGGCCGCCGGAGGCACGATCGTCGACGAGAACGCGGTGCTCGGCGTCGCCACGGTCACCTCGGACGAGGCCGGCTTCACCGACGCCGTCGCCTCGTCGGGCGCCCTCGACGGCGCCGCCGAGAACCGGGCCGTCGGCTACGTGCCGAAGACGCCCCGCGCGGCGAACCCGGCGGAGGACGTCGAGAAGGTCCGCGGGACGGGCAAGTCCCCGAAGGCCAAGGGCAAGTCCGAGCCCCTGGACAACCTCCAGTGGGACATGGCGCAGATCGACGCGGCGGCCGCCCACAAGGTCACCAAGGGCAGCAAGGACGTCCTCGTCGGCATCATGGACACCGGCGTCGACGCCTACCACCCGGACATCCGGCCGAACTTCGACTTCAAGCTCAGCCGGAACTTCACCGTGGACCTGCCCGCCGACGCCAACGGCACCGAGATCGACGGCGCCTGCGCCGACGACCCCGACGGCTCCTGCGAGGACCCCGCGACGGTCGACGAGAACGAGCACGGCACGCACGTCGCGTCCACCATCGCGTCCCCGAGCAACGGCGAGGGCATCGCGGGTGTCGCGCCGAACGTCCGGATCGTCAACCTGCGCACCGGCCAGGACTCCGGCTACTTCTTCCTCAAGCCGACCCTCGACGCGCTCGCCTACGCCGCGGACAACGGCGTCGACGTCGTGAACATGTCGTACTACGTGGACCCCTGGCTCTGGAACTGCTCGGCGAACCCCGCCGACAGCGCGGACGAGCAGGAGCAGCAGCGCGTCATCGTCCGGGCCGCCAACCGCGCGCTGAACTACGCGCACCGCAAGGGCGTGACGCTCGTGGCCGCGGCGGGCAACGACCTCGTCGACTACACCAAGACGAACGAGGACTCCGGCCCCGACTACGCGACGTTCCCCGGCCAGCAGCCGCGGCCGCGCGAGGTCCCGGCCTCGTGCGTGTCGATCCCCTCCGAGGGCGACCATGTCATCCCCGTCTCCTCGACCGGGATCTCCGAGCGCAAGGCGTACTACTCCAGCTTCGGCAAGGGCTATGTCGCCGTGGCGGCGCCGGGCGGCGACAAGGTCGACACCGCCGACAAGCACGTGGACGACGCCGTGGGCATCTGGGCCGCTTACCCCGAGAGCGTCGGGCGCGCGTCCGGCTCCATCGCGGCGGACGGGACCCCGACCGTGCCGTGGGTCGTCAAGCAGGGCGACGCCTACTACCAGTCCCTCCAGGGCACCTCGATGGCCTCGCCGCACGCGGCGGGCGTCGCGGCCCTGATCGTCAGCCGGTACGGCAAGCGCGACAGGGCGAACGGCGGCCTCACCTACAGCCCCGACCTCGTGGAGGCCCGCCTGCGCCGCACGGCGGTCCCGCACCCCTGCCCGGCCCCCGCGACCTTCACCTACGAGTGGTACACCCGCGGCGGAGCCCTCAGCACGTCCACCCAGACGTGTGAAGGCTCCCGCTCCAACAACGGCTTCTACGGCAACGGCATCATCAACGCCTTCCGCGCCGTGAAGTAA
- the zwf gene encoding glucose-6-phosphate dehydrogenase, whose translation MTEAPQRAQALVLFGITGNLAFKMLLPALYRLTANGVLDLPIIGVAKTDLDLDALLARARGACGSEVDDAAFAKFAGNLQLISGDYADPATFTAVREAVAGAGFVTHYLAIPPALFATVAEGLAAEGLNENARLVVEKPFGHDLESAKALNLEMLRHFDEDHLRRVDHFLGKEPIEDLLVFRFGNMFLEPIWNRTVVRNVQITMAEDFDVSDRGSFYDANGTIRDVVQNHLLQILAILAMDAPPSRDARAFIDEKWRVLRAVRSPGPDDVVRGQYEGYLDTEGVQEGSTTETYVAMRLFIDNWRWAGVPFYLRSGKALPETDLEVVAELAAPPVHLFDGDLQPNLIRFRIQPDAGITLDVLAKEPGADSTRRIPLHVDFTKALGPMEAAYQRILTDAVTGDPRRFVRFDLAEESWRIVQPLLDDPSQPLPYAKGTWGPEAGSALVPDGWHPISTTFD comes from the coding sequence ATGACGGAGGCTCCGCAGCGGGCGCAAGCGCTCGTCCTGTTCGGCATCACGGGCAACCTCGCTTTCAAGATGCTGCTGCCCGCGCTCTACCGGCTGACCGCCAACGGCGTGCTCGACCTGCCCATCATCGGGGTCGCGAAGACCGATCTCGATCTCGACGCGCTGCTCGCGCGGGCACGCGGCGCCTGCGGCAGCGAGGTGGACGACGCCGCGTTCGCGAAGTTCGCCGGGAATCTTCAGCTCATCTCGGGCGACTACGCCGACCCGGCGACGTTCACGGCGGTCCGCGAGGCCGTCGCGGGCGCCGGATTCGTCACCCACTACCTGGCGATTCCGCCCGCGCTCTTCGCGACCGTCGCCGAGGGGCTCGCCGCGGAAGGGCTGAACGAGAACGCGCGGCTCGTCGTGGAGAAGCCGTTCGGCCACGACCTGGAGTCGGCGAAGGCGCTCAATCTCGAGATGCTCCGCCACTTCGACGAGGACCACCTGCGCCGCGTCGACCACTTCCTCGGCAAGGAGCCCATCGAGGACCTCCTGGTCTTCCGCTTCGGCAACATGTTCCTCGAGCCGATCTGGAACCGCACGGTCGTCCGGAACGTGCAGATCACCATGGCCGAGGACTTCGACGTGTCCGACCGCGGCTCGTTCTACGACGCCAACGGGACGATCCGCGACGTCGTCCAGAACCACCTCCTCCAGATCCTCGCGATCCTGGCGATGGACGCGCCGCCGTCACGGGACGCGCGCGCGTTCATCGACGAGAAGTGGCGGGTCCTGCGCGCGGTCCGATCGCCCGGACCCGACGATGTGGTGCGCGGACAGTACGAGGGCTACCTCGACACCGAGGGCGTTCAGGAGGGCTCGACCACCGAGACGTATGTGGCGATGCGCCTGTTCATCGACAACTGGCGCTGGGCGGGCGTGCCCTTCTACCTCCGTTCGGGCAAGGCGCTGCCGGAGACCGATCTCGAGGTCGTCGCCGAACTCGCCGCCCCGCCCGTCCACCTTTTCGACGGGGACCTCCAGCCGAACCTGATCAGGTTCCGCATCCAGCCCGACGCGGGCATCACCCTCGACGTCCTGGCCAAGGAGCCCGGCGCCGACTCGACCCGCCGGATCCCCCTGCACGTCGACTTCACCAAGGCCCTCGGCCCCATGGAGGCGGCCTACCAGCGCATCCTCACCGACGCCGTCACGGGCGACCCGCGCCGGTTCGTCCGCTTCGACCTCGCCGAGGAATCCTGGCGCATCGTCCAGCCGCTCCTCGACGATCCGTCTCAGCCTCTCCCCTACGCCAAGGGCACCTGGGGCCCCGAGGCCGGCTCCGCCCTGGTCCCCGACGGCTGGCACCCCATCTCCACGACCTTCGACTGA